Within the Eucalyptus grandis isolate ANBG69807.140 chromosome 1, ASM1654582v1, whole genome shotgun sequence genome, the region GAATAAAGATGATAGCATGTACCAGGTTGACAACGGCCTGCCCGACCCTCTCGTTGCTTTGCACTGGCTTTTGAAATCCATGAAGACTGGAGAGTCGACACGTTGTTATAAGGATCATAGCTTTTCTCTTTCATTCGACCGCTATCAATAACATAAACAACATCATCTATGGTGATAGCAGTCTCAGCAATATTAGTTGACAAGATGATTTTGCGGCAACCAACGGGTGGGCGTTTGAAAACCTTTTTCTGTTCCATAGACGGGACCATGGAGTGAAGAGGTAAAATGGCAAACTTAGAAGTATCTTTGAAGAAGGGGGACATAAGTAATCTACTCTTGGCTCTATTGATATCATCCCATCCTGGAAGAAAAACAAGGACTGCTCCATCTTTTGAATCAGTACAAATTTTCTTCAGTAACTGCTCTATAAGAACTACATCGATTAGTTCAGGATTAACTGTCGAAAGATATCTATCAAGCAACAGTTGTTCATCCACTGAATTTGATGAGGTACTCTCCATTTGCTTTCTAATCAATTGAGCAGCTTCTTGTTGGTTTTGACTTTCAGCCCAATCCAGTGCAGTTGCACCATCCTTTGCTTTTAAGAGGCAGTCTGCACCAAAAGAGAGCAGCATGCAGACCTCACCTGCCCTACCCTTACCAGCAAACACCATTAGAGGTGTCATCCCAGTTAAGGAATGCTGGTAATTATAAATTTGTGGCGTTCCTTCTGAAGAAACTAAATCAAGTAGCGGATCAAAGTCATCGCTGGACCATGCCAAATTAATAGCATCATCTAAAGCAACCTTATCTTCCTCTGTCAGCATTTGGTTTTCATCAGTGATGCCGAATGTAGTGGAATCCAGGTGATTCTCTTGTATTGATTTAAGCATTGTCAGTACATCCTCCAAGTAAAAAATCCTGACCTGAAAAGTAAAGCGGAGTATAACTATATTCAGTTTGCAGGATAAACTAAAcccaaaatgagaaaattgtaaGAATATCATTGTAGCCGTTACAGGGTAAGTGAAACCCGGGACACGAATAACTGGGCAGCCACCAAAATAGTTGGAGAACCGTTCAGCATCGAGAGTGGCACTCATTAGTATCTGTAAATAAATTATTGAGAAAATTTAGTGTATGatatggaagaaaaagaagaaaagaaaaaggaggcaAATGTTCTAACATTCAGAGTATTATTAACACTAATCCGTGGAGAAAATTAAGAATGTCTATGCAGGATTATCATCCTGTTATACAATGGGATAGTAGATTGTCCATAATTAAATCATCTAAATCCCGTTTTAATATCTTTAATacagagaagaaggaaaaaagggacTAACCAGACGCAGGTGTGGGTACGATGGAAGCATGTCTCTGCAAAAAATATACAAGTATCATAACTGCCACTGTATTCACATCATCGCACTAGCTAGACTTAACAAAAGTAGCATTTTAACATCAAACAAGAACATCAAATTTCATCAACAGTCTCCCCATTGTTTTTGCTGCCAACTCAAGCAGCAGTTTTAGTCCTACCCAAGTTGTGCTACACACACGCCAAAGTGTCCAACATCGATCTTCAACCTCCAACAATGCCACCAGACCTTCAGCCCACCAGTGGAAACGGAATCATCAACATTCCACACAATTCAGACCATTGCTAGCATAGTAGCAGCAGGTTTACTGAATAGGCCCACACAACACCTCTTACTGATTTTTTATCTAAATAAAGTGGACATAATTTATGACATAAAACGTACTGGTGCATGCAGACATGAAAATTGCTACTGAATTGGAGTGGTAACTCCTGGAGATTCCATATTAATCAAAATTACCTTAGAATTGCCAATATAAAATCCGAGAAGCGATCCCTTTCATGAATTTCATCCTACCAAGTGAAAAGGAAACATTACCACAGGCAAAATGGTTTTGTTCACCATCAAAACAGGTAAATGCTGTGATTGAAATAGTAGTAGAAAATGTAGAAAGCAAAGATATATATGGCTGGATAAAACTGGCAAATGTCAAGTTCCAACAGCACAATCTTTCTAAAACCTCTTTGACCGATACTGTTGACCAGAGACAGCTTGCCCATAGTCATCTTCAAGACATAGCAAGTTATAAACCCGTTTTCATGATAGATATTAAACAAATCTGACACAATATTTATGAACCCCACTAATGCCTTACAAAGACTAGTTGCCTAGAGGGGGTACCATGGGGGTATTGTTCTGGATGGCTTGGCTTGTAACCCTGGTAAATCCCAGGATGCATCCTATAGCAATTGCTGAAGTATGAATGCTGTAGCTGCTAACAACATGGTTTCCAAACAGCTTAACTTTCATCCTTAGAAAGAAAGGTGCAAATCTCATTTTGCTGGTTTGCAATACTTTAGAATTCAAGTCATAGCATACGATTTCAGATACTTATCAGGCTTGTGCTGTAACTGTCACCATAGTTCCTTCTAACCCAAGCTAGCACCATTTCATCGCAGACTTATGTCCCCTTAACTTGAACTTAGGTGATCAGGAACACTGAAATACCAAAAGTTTGGGCAAAGATCCTAGATTCTGGTTCCCTCAGAAACCCTGTGAATGATGCTAAGAAATTGACTTCGAATGCCGCTAGAACCATCTTGAGTTGGATACAGTCTGATTTCTCTCATATGCTACAGAAATTAACTTCTCAGCCATCAACTGATTCAAGTATGACTAACTCATACCAGACCCAACAAAGAGATGCTGCTAAAATCAATATTCAGTCACAACCAAAGCATTATGTACAGTATTCTAGAGCAAGGATAACTGCCCAAGACTCTGCATTTGCAACGCTTTTATCTCTTCAGGTTGATAACAAATGACTGTTGTCAATTAATCCAACCAGGAAAAGTCATCCTTCATACAAAGCCTCTActcagaaacaaaaatagagaGGTTCATGACACAGTACCACAATTATGTGAGTTATGTCGGATAAAGGATGCTTCAAGTGCCTATTGGAGGCTTCACCATTTGATTCACCAGCTCCTTTTGAAACTAACACTCTCAGTAAGACTCCATTGGTGCAAAAAACAATTGATGAGTGCTTCCCTCCCTTGCTTTCCAGCCGTATCTGACATTTTGGaagcatataattaattaccAGCTACCGACATATTCAAAAAAGGTAAATGGATATAAAATCAGTGTCATAATGAGAGGAACTAATGTTCCTTAATAATCCAATCATAGGTCCGTTCAGATCTGTAACAAGTAAAAAGCAATGGAATATCCAGTGAAACACGTTAAGATTTGAGAATAGAGACACAGGCTACAGAAATTTCCAATTAATTCGCAACTTCATAAGCATTGTACATTAAGCATTGGCAAGGGTTTCTTTAGGATTCAATTCCAGCGGCTCGATATAACAGTTACGTAGGAATTGAGGGTAAACCTAACACAAGCCGATGCTTGTCTCAGAAATAGGTCGGTCCATCTCTAGTTTAGGAGAGACCAAGTTTGGCAGCCAAACAAATGAATCTCGTCAAAATTATTCTTCAGTTGACAATTCAATTGCTGCAGTTTGATGagttgaccaaaaaagaaaaaaatatatgctcAACGAATAGAAGATTGTACTGCATCCTAGAGTACCCCAACTACACAATATAACAGTAACAAGAAAGGTATAATGCGTGGACAGGTCATAACCAAGCATCTATGGTTCACAAAAAAAACAATATCTCAACTATGCATTACAGTATTCGACTTTTAGCTTCAAAAGGTCCGTTAGGTAATTGAAATTTGAACATAGATGCACTACACTCAACTAGCTCGGTGAGATATCACTGATTACCTTGTATCCAATATCCtctccaatattttctcctctttcagAAGATATTCTCTCAGCAACTACACAGAAACAGAAGACAATCAGTTTTTAACACAAGAGTCAGATAGAGTGAGTTTTAATTAGCCAGACTAACGCACCGGACGTTGCAGAGATTCGCCGAGGTTGGGTACAAACAATCTTACACGCCTCACCCTTAGCCCACATCGAGTCCAGAAGAAACTGAGGGACCTGAAGATTACATGCTACATTTAATCCTCAGAATATATTGGAAATAGCAAAAATCTGCTTCTTAAATTTTATAAAGATCTTAAATGATTAATGTATAAAAAAAAGCATCCACTTGGACCAACAATTCAAGAAACCATCTCCAAATGTCACAACTTACAATCGAAAAAGGTAGCGTATCGAAACATGTAAACCCCGATATTTTCACCGTCAAAAACACCAAATCAAAACATGTAAGCCCAGATACTTTCACAGCATAATCACCCAACCAAATCATGTGATAACAAATGCAATATACAGTCAATCGATGTCATCCTATAAACAAAGTCAAACCACTTGGCCTTCATGTTGGACACCAGAGACAATCGCCCTTCATTTAATCACCTCAACTTGAGGCCACATAAAGTCAGCTTTGAGATAAGCAGTTGAGATTGCCAATTCGGGATTGTTGTTTGCTTGAACAAAAGATTGAAACATGTAACACTTGtgccacaacaaaatggagtaaTAAAAACATTTAACGGTTATGTCATTCCAAGCAAATTCATCTTTCTAAAAGCACAGGtcctagaaaaaaaatagattcaaaataaattaacttAAGAAAAACACTAGGGCTTGCCTATTGGCCACCATCTCTCACGAGAATGGGGAGGCAGAAGTATGACTACCCCTCCACATTCGGAAGGTGGAAGCGTGGTGATAAAGAATAGCCTTTGAGCTATTTGGGGCGTTTAACCAGAATTTCAAGCTTTGCAAAGGATATTATCGTACCCCAATAAAACCAACTCTACAGTTTGCTGGGAACCAATGAAATTCAATCTTCAAATAAACTTCGACATAACCATAATTTCCAAAACTGCGTCAAAACGGTAATATTATGTCTTCCGATTCTTAAAGTATACAGGAATGCGACGGAGGATTAGGGCTTCAATTGGAAAAGCAACAGCCACAGGATAGCGAGCATGCCTCCACAGAATATTTCAGATTAAACATGATTTATGTACcataaagaaaacaaagcaaagaGTTGGTAACCTAACCTGTGTGGTCTTTCCACATCCAGTCTCACCAGATATAAGAACTACCTGCTTTGGATACAGAGCAAGCAATGAGTCCAAGGATGAATTCAAGATTATAGTCAAGCGTATGTCCAGAAAAGTCCTCGAATGACAACATTGGAAATCAGCATACTAAAAACAAATGCATATGTTTATAAGAATAGCCTATATGATATTAAGCATAAGGCAAAAATAACCTGATGACACTCTACAGATGACGTGATGACATCCCTGAAGGATGCAATGGGAAGCTTAGATCTCTCTTCAGTAATCTGCACGTGTAAAATCAGACAAGTTTCGATATTACCATGGATTTCTTGTAAACCATATTCCAACCAATTGAAAACACCAGTAAAGACACTCccaaaccaagaaaagaaatctaTAAATTGATGTGAGCAAGATAATAGATCTGGAACCTGTTTCAGGTTTGCAGCCTTCTCTAATCTAGCGGAAAGTGATTCCACCTTCTTTGTGATATCTGCCTTATCCATTGGAGGCCTGCAAAATATGTCATCTCtctgcctttcttttcttcgttCGCTTTTTTCTGTATGTTTTACAGCAATTTGCTCACTAGTCCCTCCCTCGCCTGGTGGGTATCTTATGAACAGATCATTCAAAATCTCCTTAGCCTCCTGAGATAATGTCAAATTAGACATACTCCCCTTCTCTTCTGAGTTTTCCCCCTTCCCTTTAGACTTGTAAATAGAAACACGCCTTTGATTGCCACGCCTGAACCATGACCATCCAAGAAAAGGAATCCCAAAAGTGAATTATCAATATCAGCacccatttttttattttcagaatgAGCTTACCCAAGTATAAATCACTCGAGAATGTTCATAGTGACACGAAAAGTTTACATCCTAATACTCACCCAGAGCTTTTAGATGTCATTCCCATCTTCCTGCAGACTTCATGCACTACAGCTCGTTCATGATTTGACAGGTTCTCATCAAATGTTAACACTGCATGCAATGTTCACAAAATGACAAAggactttttctcttcttctttttttccttctaaagGGACACTCATCCAAACAAGCAAACCGCATAAATAAAATGGAGAAACCCAGGAAGCAAGAATAGCCCTAAACCAGAACATCCCAGTGAATTCAACCAAAACTAAGTTTCCAAAGCTTGTTATTCATCCTGATAAACAAAATATGATGAAAGCATCTAATTCAAGATGTGTTAATTAGAGCATAAACAAAAGTACtcacaagaagaaaatgaatagtcATATATATGTTAGAGAAGAAAATTGAGATAACGATTCAGTCAATACTTCACTGACCTATCAAACGATGAAATAAACAACATATAGCTACACCTTGCACACATTTAATATCTCCCTAGGAAGCATTATGACCTATCGCCACAGAACAGATCAAGATAATTCACAACGATCAATCCTAAAAATCCCCAAAAGAGAACCCACTGAATGTTTGTATGTATTGGTGCAACTGGTCAGATATAAAAGGGGGAGAAAGTACTTGGACTTCGTCGGTTTAGTTCTAACTTTCAGGAGCGATTCTTCATGACTGAGAACAGTTTTGGACGTTTATTAACCCATAGATCAGTTATCCATCCTAAGAGCACTGTTTTTCTCATGGGATACCACCTCCTCTGAGGCAACTACGGTGTGGTAGGAACATGAGACATTCTGAAAACACTCTCCCATCCCTTCACAACAAATTATCTCCCATATCATATGAATCGCCTATTGCAAATACATATGCATCGTTACAAATAACAAACAGCCATCTAACTACACTATGCCATGTTCCAATGATCTTCGAAAACCTAAAGCATTAGAAAGTGAAGCAAATTCAGGGGTTCAATGCAGTAGAAATCCTAAAGAAAGACTGCAAAatcaaaaattcttttttcacACCGCTCAACAACATTGAGCTAGACATTCTGCCTCATCACTCCGGACCCGTTCGCCCAAAACCTCAGTCCAAGGTCTCCGCTCCAGCGAAATCCTCATACACACGCGAAAATCAGATTGAAAAGCCCCAGAGCTCGTCATGCTCAGACAGCATTCAGCAGCAACCAAGCTCGAAACGCCAATCACAAACGAAAGCGAACATCGACTCCGAACGAGCTCTCTCACGCAGCCACTCCCcggaaagaaggagaaaaaaaaaggaaaagaaaaacaccgACGCGAATCGTACGAGCGAACGCGACACCGACGACGAACGACAGACTTCTCGAGCTGACTAAAGCGCACCTTGCTGCCTGGAGGCGCGAAACTGCTCGAGCCTCTCGGCTATCCGAATCCGCGTCAGCTCGGCCACCTTCCGATTGGGCTTGTTCTTctcctgctgctgctgttgctgctgctgctgctgtggctgccgccgccgctgctgctgctgctgctgctgctgctgctgctctccTTTCCTCAGCCTCTTCTTCCCCATCTCCGCCCCCGCTCTCCGCTTCCCCTCGCTCGCCGGAATGCAAATCCGCCGCTCGACGCCGGGAGCCGCTACGCGCGGAGGAGGTCTTGACGGAGCCGGCGGAGGTTTCGGGAGCGTCGTCGTCGCCGGCGGCGAGCCCGTGCGGCGAAATTCGGTGTCGTTGCGGCTTCGAGGGAGGTGGGGAGGCGAGAGAGCATATGCCTTTTCGTTTGTGCCTTCGCCGCCTCGCAATCGCCGGTTCTCCTTCGTTCGTTCGTGTGGAACCAAACAATGCCGCAGCGTTTTTGAACGGCAATTtatcatttctttcctttcgccCCCGGttatttttatacatttttttttattaaatcgGCTGCcagtccaaaaaaataatttaccaCACAAATGATCAATAAATTTAAATGATCCATAAATTTAGCTCGAAGTCTAATATAATCCAAAAAATTTTACTTTGATCAATATAATCCATGAAATTTTGCCTAATACGCAGTAGGGTTCgtgaatatttaattttataatgtaATATATagacttttggtacatgtttgAAGGtatttgatattatcatttcattaattcaagtttggAAATAACATTGAACAgtttaaactaaattaaacacatattaaaagttcatgaatcgcATTAAATAAACtgaaagttcaagaactaaATTATacattgaatttcaattcataaatcacttaaataaatcaaaattttagtgATTTGGAGATAATTACGCTCACTGGTAAATTCTATTACCAAATTATTCAATTCATGTGAATACGTATGTTTTTATAACAGAAGGTGAATCCGGAATTTCTAATGTAAGACGGGAAATGTATTTGCCGAAATCAAGCGCATAATATATCGCACGCTAGAGTTTCCCTCTCGCGGAGTTCCAAGGGGGTGTAGATTTTCCTCATATCTCAACATGGGTAATGCCTAAAGTGTCGCTCCAGTTTGCCTCATCGTGTCCTCATTTGAAAAGGATCGAAAGTACGTATAAATTTAAAGGCAATAAGAAATGCGTGGACGGTGATTATCGAAAGATCGTATAAGTCCCCTCCAGTCCAATCTGGCGGGTCGCTCCTCTCTCGAGCGATTGTCCATCGAAAACAACGTCGACGATGGCGAACTTCCAATTCGGGCAAGTCGAACGAGGCTTCCTCAATTGGAATCACGCGCTTTGGCCAATCCAACTTATTAGCCAAGAAAGGGTCGAAAGGTGCCCAATCCGAGCACGAAAGCGGCGTAGCGAATGAGATGGGGAGATGGGGAGATGGGGAGACGAGCGGGACGTGCTATCCCAAGTTACCGCACACGTGCACGGCCGCTCTTCCCAGATTTTCCGGATCTGTCGGTTCCGTGTCGCTAGAAAGATCTCGCGCATGGTCCGAGGACGCAACCAAGACCTATCCTAAGGTCCTGCGTGTTCGGAAAGAGTACCGCCTATTCACCGGCCCGGCAAATGAACTTCGGGTGCTCGGATCTTTTGAACGACGCTCCGGGATGGCGTGGTGTCGAGTCGTGCCGGTTTGGGGTGAAGTGAAGGGAAATTTATCTGCTCTTGCCGTGGATGTCGTCCGAAAATTCGTTGGGGTGTTTGCCGGAAGTAGATTGAACGACGGCTCAGTTAGGGGTGCGTGACAACATTGcttcagaaattgtttttgaacaaataaatttttctatttttatttttggacgaatttctaaggaaaaaaatctgtttgataacttaataaaatttctatttcataaatagaaattcgtttgatgagcaagagaagaggcagagaagaggcggaggagaggcggaacAGAGGCGAAACAGAGgtagagaagaggcggaggtcGCGGCGAGGGGGTGGATTCGCGAGCGGATGTGGATGAGCAAGAGAAGAGGCGGAGCGAGAGGCGGAACGTGAGgcgagagaagaggcggaggttGCGGCGAGGGGTGGATTCGCGAGCAGATGTGGATGAGCAAGAGAAGAGGCGgagaagaggcggaggcggaggagaggcggaggcggaggcgaaggcggagcgaggcggaggagagacggaggccgaggccgaggcgggcggagcggaggcggaggcggaggcggaggcggagcgaggagaggcggaggagaggcggagcgAGGCGGAGCGGAGGAgaggcgaggcggaggaggaggaggaggcgagagaagaggcggaggaggaggcaaagaagAGGCGTACGAGGGAGAGGAGTGAAATTAGGGTTGGGAGAAAtcgagaagaggcggagggcgtcggtgcTCGGATCCGTTTGCGAGGGCTTCGGCCGCGGGAACGAGCGGCGGGGGTGCGAAGAGGCCGAGGGCATCGGTGCTCGGATCGTTGAGGGCTTCCGCCCGCGGGAACGAGCTACGGGGTgcgagaagaggcggagggtGTCGGTgcgagaggcggaggagaggcggaggcgaaggaggaggaggagatagagaagaggtggaggaggaggcgagaGAAGAGGCGTGCGAGGGAGAAGAGTGAAATTAGTCCtccatttctatttctagaatagaaatctattttagaaatagaaaatttgataagtgttatcaaacaagtttacATTAAAATTGGTgcggaatagaaaaatcatttctggaacaaatggttccagaaatgatttttatcatgcacccccttagGAACTCGTGTTTCAActttaaaatttgacaaatttcgAAAGCTTGAGCCATGTAACGAGACGTTTTGCAAttgaagtcattttctaatgaCAAAAGATGCTCTCCGACGACCCTTGGACCTCTAGTTGTCACGATTGACGTAATTATCAATGTTAGCATTGGCCATGACATGTAGGATAGATTATGGGTATGCAAAACAGGATTGCTAGAATAAGAAAATAGTCAAACTAAACTAGATTGATTGGTTTAGTTTGGTTTTTGAGAATGTCGGTCTagttctcattttcttaaatgaaaCAAGTGTTCGAGCATTTTGATTTTCGGTTCCCAGTTTGAAGGAAGAATCGAACCAGACCATCTAAGTATAAtttattatgattattattttcttaaaaattagtaATATGTGAACTAAACACTATATTGGTCTGGTTCCAAATAGTGAAAAAAAGTAATAGGCAAATAATAGTGGTGAAAAAATAGTGATCGGTTCCATTAGATAGGAATCAAAATTTGATTGGACCAATGGTTCGACCCGGTTCCCAATCCTAAGATCAACTAGTCCGATCttcggttccaatttttgggaACCAATCTTCTCAATCCAATTCCGATTCAATTATGAGTTGGATCGAACCGATAACCGATCACTTTAGGATGGGCAACATTAACGTGATTTTCAGTTAAATTGGTTGAATAGATTCAATTGGGAGGagataaaagatttatgattctttaccaaaaaaaagatttaggatttaattaaaatgttaataAGATTGAATTGGACAATACGTGCGATAAGGTTAAACTTTTTGAGCAATTTTCCGTGAGAGATTGTCCTGGAATCAAAGTAATGGAGATTCTCCTGGAAACAAGTTATGCGTGATTGCCCCCACATGCTTTCGTGATCCTTGTCCAGAAGCGTCGTATCCTTCTTCTCCCATTCCTTTTTTGActtcatatattttttgttattctcctttttaatttttatttttttcgataaCCCCGacctttgaaaaataaataaaacccgttttctcttttcttttctttttggcatcCGCCGCATTGGAAGGCGCAAAGACTTATTTGGCCTTTCCACATCATCCAAGTACTACCGCCTAGCAACCTCCAGGCCGAAGCTATTGACTCTTTGGTTGGAAAGAATGCTGGAGGATCCACTAAAGATGGTATCGTAAAGGTCAATTTCACGCTGTAAAACATGGCTTGGCCAAAAAAATCTTTGCATGAGAAGGATAAACTTTCCACAAATATACCTATTTGGAATActcaataaatataaatataatctcGATGACAACGGTAGTCTAACAATATAATGTCGGAGAACAAATTCTTTTCAGTACACACCTATGTCAATACTAAGGGTGACAAAATGAGTCATGAATTCatattttaacttatttaataGCTTGAGTAAAATATGAGTTACCTAAAATTTGGTGTATAGATAGAAATAGGCTAATAAACCCAAGACCGAGTAATGGTGGGTTCTAATGGGTTTGGAAAGAAACCACTTTTGacccatttaattttttttttttaaattgcttgtCTTACGGTCTTTAATATAATAAGAAGAAAGTCAGTTGTACTAATTTTCTCAATAACATGTAGGCACAAGACATACGTACATATTGGATTGCCAAATATAGATTACGTTgcttttttgataattaaatcTTTTAGAATAAATACCGAAACACacattattacaaaaaaaaaaaagaaggtaaaaggaagaaaatgactCGTTGATGTTAAAAACTTTTATGTCCATAAAGCTAAAGTGACAATGGTCTTGATCTTTAACTTTCACTTCAACTTTGAGATTAAAAAATCGTCATTCTTTGATTTAGGGCCCATTGTCCttcttacttttttctttttctttttttatttccaatttttggtGCCGAGGTGGAAGAGAAAAAACATATTGATGACGAAATAGAAGAATTGTGTTTGAAAGGTTTTGAGATTTGGGAATTTCCACTTCTGTAATGTTGCTCTTATTATTTGTTAagcttttgagattttttagacaaaaatacctttgaatttttattaactttatttttttcatatttaacatTTTAGTATACTAATTTGTCACTTGACGCCAAGATAGATGGAAACATGGGATGACAACATTTAAGGGGTGAGGATTAGGTTGGGTTTAACTTACACGACATTCATCTGcatatatcatatcatgtagCTCATGTGCTATGCAAAGTCCTAGCCAATGTCTTCACCCGACCACCCTAGCTATCCCGCCGACTCAAAGAGCCAATCCACGAAGTCAACTAGTCATCAAAGACAACGATCTGTATAAAAGAATCGATGAACACTGAAGTTTGGATTGGGTCAGGTATGGGCAAAAGATTTGTATGGAATAAAAATGAGTCAATACTAGTTAAATGAATTGGGTCGAGGATAGGCCAAAACCAACCCATATTTGACCAACAACtgattccaccaaatttcaaactcaattgaagctcaaatcTGACGCAAGGGAACAATACACATAATACCATTATGATCGCATTccgaattctttttcttctaaattatCTGCGAGAATCCATTCTAATCCCCTAAATGAACCGTAGAAAATCTGTCCCCCCCAATCAAGAACAGACCCATCATTCCATCTCCAAAACCATAATCGGGTCGAGTTTCCGGATGCCCGGATCCGGACCGAAGATCACCTTTTTGGGCAGCGTGGCCCCACAACAGGCACCCCAACGGATCCCGTCACGGGCCGAGCCCAACGTGAAACCCACGCGagcaggcccaagccca harbors:
- the LOC104442350 gene encoding DExH-box ATP-dependent RNA helicase DExH6 isoform X1, translating into MGKKRLRKGEQQQQQQQQQQRRRQPQQQQQQQQQQEKNKPNRKVAELTRIRIAERLEQFRASRQQVLTFDENLSNHERAVVHEVCRKMGMTSKSSGRGNQRRVSIYKSKGKGENSEEKGSMSNLTLSQEAKEILNDLFIRYPPGEGGTSEQIAVKHTEKSERRKERQRDDIFCRPPMDKADITKKVESLSARLEKAANLKQITEERSKLPIASFRDVITSSVECHQVVLISGETGCGKTTQVPQFLLDSMWAKGEACKIVCTQPRRISATSVAERISSERGENIGEDIGYKIRLESKGGKHSSIVFCTNGVLLRVLVSKGAGESNGEASNRHLKHPLSDITHIIVDEIHERDRFSDFILAILRDMLPSYPHLRLILMSATLDAERFSNYFGGCPVIRVPGFTYPVRIFYLEDVLTMLKSIQENHLDSTTFGITDENQMLTEEDKVALDDAINLAWSSDDFDPLLDLVSSEGTPQIYNYQHSLTGMTPLMVFAGKGRAGEVCMLLSFGADCLLKAKDGATALDWAESQNQQEAAQLIRKQMESTSSNSVDEQLLLDRYLSTVNPELIDVVLIEQLLKKICTDSKDGAVLVFLPGWDDINRAKSRLLMSPFFKDTSKFAILPLHSMVPSMEQKKVFKRPPVGCRKIILSTNIAETAITIDDVVYVIDSGRMKEKSYDPYNNVSTLQSSWISKASAKQREGRAGRCQPGTCYHLYSKLRAASLPDFQVPEIRRMPIEELCLQVKLLNPNGNLEDFLMKTLDPPVFETIRNAVNILKDIGALSLDEKLTDLGQKLGSLPVHPLTSKMLLFAILMNCLDPALTLACASDYRDPFTLPMLPNEKKKSAAAKAELASLYYGQSDQLAVVAAFECWKKAKDKGQEARFCSQFFVSSSTMRMLSGMRKQLQMELTRNRFIPEDVSTCSLNAHDPGIIHAVLVAGLYPSVGRLVPRHRSGKRFVETANGDRARLHPHSINYKLSFLKTDDQPLFMYDEITRGDGGTLLRNCTVVGPLPVLLLGTEIAVAPGNSDDDDDDDDDDDEDDGDDGESDYDEDSDENQTKNNDNSQGRDGERTMSSPDAPVTVVVDRWLPFGSTALDIARIYCLREQLSAAILFKVIHPHEVLPPVLGAYVYATACILSYDGLSGILSPSGHVDSSMSMVKADESDELMPDRRKLGEFLRFLMRPDRHHNSTYSYWEAGSSLYTEKQNNNDLSNQNIQQPFSPASTSVQAKPPSEDSTTVGHGPRGQKPGLAASREKQNTSSRQKQIYNDLPSQNIQQPFSSATTSAHGKSPSEVSNVVPHSPKGPKAGFSASWKKQNTNGLSIQNNQQPLSSASTSGHKKPPSEVSASVGQGSRGPKAGVSASKKKQKNNGLSSQNSQQPSTSDSMSGHPKPPAKVSTLVGYGSNMYGPYGPRGDSLKRQRGGGSG